A genome region from Brooklawnia propionicigenes includes the following:
- a CDS encoding TadE family type IV pilus minor pilin — protein MLRATAADPATADPGPIRRGQRGMVTFELAVGMLTACLMAGMLGWTVSLVALQARCSDAAGQIVRQLARGDQEAAQEAEQHVPDGARVQVVEAGQQITVQVAVDARWGALGPIEIEGRATAPTAGR, from the coding sequence ATGCTTCGAGCCACAGCCGCAGATCCGGCCACAGCAGATCCGGGCCCCATCCGCCGCGGACAGCGGGGCATGGTGACCTTCGAACTCGCCGTGGGCATGCTGACTGCCTGCCTGATGGCCGGGATGCTCGGTTGGACCGTCAGCCTGGTGGCATTGCAGGCGCGCTGTTCCGACGCGGCCGGCCAGATCGTGCGGCAGTTGGCTCGCGGTGATCAGGAGGCTGCGCAGGAGGCCGAGCAGCACGTTCCGGATGGTGCGCGGGTGCAGGTCGTTGAGGCCGGCCAGCAGATCACCGTCCAGGTTGCCGTCGATGCCCGCTGGGGAGCCCTCGGGCCGATCGAGATCGAAGGACGTGCAACTGCTCCGACTGCGGGGCGGTGA
- a CDS encoding DUF4244 domain-containing protein — MTTRFDTHLPTPVIRGRGLRSACQRGMATAEYAVGILAAVALALVLLNVFTNNDFFSAMLKFVVNLISQVGGMLP; from the coding sequence ATGACTACTCGGTTCGATACCCACCTCCCGACGCCCGTGATCCGCGGCCGCGGACTGCGCTCGGCTTGCCAGCGAGGCATGGCCACGGCCGAATACGCGGTCGGGATCCTGGCCGCCGTGGCTTTGGCCCTGGTGCTGCTGAACGTGTTCACCAACAACGACTTCTTCAGCGCGATGCTCAAGTTCGTCGTCAATCTCATCTCGCAGGTCGGCGGGATGCTGCCCTGA